One genomic region from Evansella sp. LMS18 encodes:
- the smpB gene encoding SsrA-binding protein SmpB, which produces MATEGKLIAQNKKARHDYHIEETYEAGMVLTGTEIKSLRNGRGNLKDSFARVSNGEVWLHNMHISPYEQGNRYNHEPERARKLLLHKKQINQLIGATREKGYTLVPLKIYIKNGFAKALIGLGKGKKKYDKREDLKKKDAKREIQRAFKDQQLGR; this is translated from the coding sequence ATGGCTACAGAAGGAAAACTCATTGCCCAGAATAAAAAAGCGCGGCATGACTACCACATTGAAGAAACGTATGAAGCAGGTATGGTTTTAACTGGAACGGAAATTAAATCCCTTCGTAACGGCAGGGGAAATCTTAAAGATTCCTTCGCCCGGGTAAGTAACGGGGAAGTATGGCTTCACAATATGCATATCAGCCCTTATGAGCAGGGGAACCGGTACAACCATGAGCCTGAAAGGGCGAGAAAACTGCTGCTCCATAAAAAGCAGATTAACCAGCTTATTGGTGCTACAAGAGAAAAAGGATATACTCTCGTGCCGTTAAAGATTTATATCAAGAACGGGTTTGCAAAAGCATTGATTGGCCTTGGGAAAGGTAAGAAGAAATACGACAAGCGGGAAGATCTGAAGAAGAAGGATGCAAAAAGAGAAATCCAGCGCGCCTTTAAAGATCAGCAGCTTGGCAGATAG